One Polynucleobacter sp. MWH-Spelu-300-X4 genomic window carries:
- a CDS encoding sulfite exporter TauE/SafE family protein, giving the protein MTLIQIGALALLGCCTGFAAGLLGIGGGMILVPFLSFLFTMYGFDSSVVVHIAIATSMATILFTSLSSVRAHHKRGAVRWDIVMTLAPGILLGGILGGGKLFAILKTSWLSFIFAGFVSFSAYQMLMNKKPKPSRTLPGKPGMFGVGSFIGFLSSLVGAGGGFVSVPFMTWCNVSMHNAVATSAALGFPIALSSAIGYIISGYGNPSLPEGSLGYVYLPALTSIAVASVLTAPLGAKAAHQLNVAQLKRIFAIVLFCLAAYMLHKGLSSLGLY; this is encoded by the coding sequence ATGACCCTTATTCAAATTGGCGCATTAGCTCTTCTCGGTTGCTGCACAGGTTTTGCAGCTGGGCTACTTGGCATCGGTGGCGGCATGATTTTGGTGCCCTTCTTAAGCTTCTTGTTCACGATGTATGGGTTTGATAGCTCGGTCGTCGTCCACATTGCAATTGCCACGTCCATGGCAACAATATTATTCACATCCTTATCTTCCGTTAGAGCTCACCACAAACGGGGTGCTGTTCGCTGGGACATCGTCATGACTTTAGCCCCAGGCATTTTGCTTGGCGGCATCTTAGGCGGGGGAAAATTATTCGCCATCCTTAAAACATCCTGGTTATCGTTTATTTTTGCCGGATTTGTTAGCTTCTCAGCCTATCAAATGCTCATGAATAAAAAACCTAAACCAAGCCGCACTCTACCTGGCAAACCAGGGATGTTTGGTGTTGGTAGTTTTATTGGTTTTTTATCAAGTCTAGTAGGCGCTGGTGGCGGCTTCGTCTCTGTGCCATTTATGACATGGTGCAATGTCTCTATGCACAATGCGGTTGCCACATCTGCCGCATTAGGCTTCCCAATTGCTCTATCAAGCGCCATTGGCTACATCATTAGCGGGTATGGCAACCCATCACTACCTGAAGGCTCATTAGGGTATGTCTATCTACCCGCTTTAACCTCAATTGCGGTAGCCAGCGTCTTGACAGCCCCTCTAGGCGCTAAAGCAGCTCATCAATTAAACGTTGCGCAACTAAAAAGAATATTTGCGATTGTTTTATTTTGTTTGGCTGCCTACATGCTTCATAAAGGCCTAAGTAGCTTAGGCCTTTATTAA